From Nicotiana tabacum cultivar K326 chromosome 20, ASM71507v2, whole genome shotgun sequence, one genomic window encodes:
- the LOC107799319 gene encoding signal peptide peptidase-like 3 — MAFSWRLIGLCILLLSSIATGDDDISRAAPANSSTSCNNPYRLVLVKLWIDGAEHEQMGGLSAAFGSLLPTNIKNTPRLPATYTKPLNGCSSSSSKLSGSIALALRGQCDFLTKAAVAQAGGAAGIVMINDQEDLLEITCPDNSTVSNITIPVVTISKAGGDVIDKYISSGKKVEILLYSPDRPIVDYSAMFIWLMAVGTIFCASFWSELTASEESNDYEQAPEVHAGGAREEDDKEILNITTKSAFIFVISASTFLLLLYFFMSAWFVWLLIILFSIGGVEGMHSCIISLVSSKCKGCGRKTLNLPLLGEVSILSLVVLIMCVAFAIFWAATRKASYSWIGQDILGICLMITVLQLAQLPNIKVATVLLCCAFLYDIFWVFLSPAIFHDSVMIAVARGDKAGGESIPMLLRVPRVSDPYGGYDMIGFGDILFPGLLVCFAFRFDKARRKGVLNGYYLWMIVGYGIGLLFTYLGLYLMNGHGQPALLYLVPCTLGTYVVLGLVRGELKDLWNYDSESTKVADSLLEDA, encoded by the exons GTTCTGGTAAAGTTGTGGATTGATGGTGCTGAGCATGAACAAATGGGTGGCTTAAGTGCGGCATTTGGGTCTCTTTTACCTACTAATATTAAAAATACCCCCAGACTGCCTGCTACATATACAAAACCCTTGAATGGCTGTTCTAGTTCCTCTTCTAAG TTATCAGGGTCTATTGCACTAGCTCTTCGCGGTCAATGTGATTTTCTAACGAAGGCTGCGGTTGCACAAGCAGGAGGTGCTGCAGGGATTGTGATGATAAATGATCAAGAAG ATCTTTTGGAGATTACTTGTCCCGACAATTCTACGGTATCAAACATAACAATTCCTGTTGTGACCATTTCAAAAGCCGGAGGAGATGTCATTGACAAATATATCTCTTCGGGAAAGAAAG TGGAGATTCTGTTGTATTCGCCAGATCGCCCCATTGTGGACTACTCAGCCATGTTCATATGGCTGATGGCTGTTGGCACAATTTTTTGTGCATCCTTTTGGTCGGAGCTTACTGCATCTGAGGAAAGCAATGACTATGAACAGGCACCAGAG gtACATGCTGGAGGCGCCAGGGAGGAAGATGACAAGGAAATTCTTAATATCACTACAAAGAGTGCTTTCATATTTGTCATCTCAGCATCTACGTTTCTGCTGCTACTCTACTTTTTCATGTCGGCTTGGTTTGTCTGGCTGCTGATAATACTTTTCTCTATTGGTGGAGTTGAG GGAATGCATAGCTGTATAATATCCCTGGTATCAAG CAAATGTAAAGGTTGTGGAAGGAAGACGTTGAATTTGCCGCTTCTTGGGGAAGTTTCTATTCTATCTCTTGTGGTCTTGATAATGTGCGTGGCATTTGCCATCTTCTGGGCAGCAACTAGGAAAGCATCATACTCTTGGATTGGCCAAGATATTCTA GGAATTTGTTTGATGATAACTGTTCTGCAGTTGGCTCAGTTGCCTAATATAAAG GTTGCTACAGTGCTTCTGTGTTGTGCATTTCTCTACGACATCTTCTGGGTTTTCCTTTCACCTGCTATATTCCATGACAGCGTAATGATTGCT GTTGCCCGTGGTGACAAAGCTGGCGGAGAATCCATCCCAATGCTTCTGAGAGTTCCTCGAGTTTCAGATCCTTACGGTGGCTATGATATGATTGGCTTTGGGGATATTCTCTTTCCTGGTTTGCTGGTTTGTTTTGCTTTTAG ATTTGACAAAGCTAGAAGGAAGGGTGTACTAAATGGATACTACCTCTGGATGATAGTTGGTTATGGAATTG GTCTTTTATTCACGTACTTAGGTTTGTATCTAATGAATGGACATGGTCAACCTGCTCTTCTATATCTCGTGCCCTGCACGCTAG GAACTTATGTGGTGCTGGGATTGGTGAGGGGCGAACTTAAAGACCTATGGAACTACGACAGTGAATCAACAAAAGTTGCAGACTCACTATTGGAAGACGCTTGA
- the LOC107799318 gene encoding uncharacterized protein LOC107799318 → MALFFNRVLTCLKVLIQQRAQKIGHESLANNFDLKTIRALTESSANLDACNLLNLDLDETFSNMGIEQLSSYICSDKRKKMMEMFFEDLSPNGKQRASSYSSRSKF, encoded by the exons ATGGCTTTGTTCTTTAACCGAGTCTTAACTT GTTTGAAAGTGTTGATACAACAACGTGCCCAAAAAATTGGTCATGAATCTTTAGCTAACAACTTTGATTTGAAGACCATCCGAGCACTCA CTGAGTCCTCTGCAAATTTAGATGCATGTAATTTGTTAAATCTTGATTTAGACGAGACATTTTCCAATATGGGGATTGAACAGCTGAGCTCCTACATTTGCAGTgataagagaaagaaaatgatgGAAAT GTTTTTCGAAGACTTGTCTCCAAATGGAAAGCAGAGAGCTAGCAGTTACAGCAGTAGAtctaagttttga